In one Nicotiana tomentosiformis chromosome 6, ASM39032v3, whole genome shotgun sequence genomic region, the following are encoded:
- the LOC104113697 gene encoding transcription initiation factor IIA large subunit-like, whose translation MASSTTSNVYIHVIEDVISKVRDEFINNGGPGESILNELQGLWEMKMMHAGAILGTTERNSAPKGTGPITTPVHDLNVPYEGTEEYETPTADILFPPTPLQTPLPGTAQTPLPGTAQTPLPGTAQTPLPGTADSSSMYNIPTGGSTPFTPNEYSSLNDTGGATEMKGGPGRPSPFMQPPSPWLNQRPPLDVNVAYVEGREEVDRGASQQPMTQDFFMTAAGKRKREDFASQYNNGGYIPQQDGAADSIYDIMKDGEGSNIQLELVTSIQAASSRIPQVDGPTDHYDEALSTPNIYGYQGVVNEDYNIVNTPAPNDMQAPTPAPVLQNDDVDDDDEPLNENDDDDFDDVDQGEDLNTAHLVLAQFDKVTRTKSRWKCTLKDGIMHINNKDILFNKATGEFDF comes from the exons ATGGCGAGTTCGACTACGAGCAATGTTTACATCCACGTCATCGAAGATGTCATCAGCAAGGTCCGTGATGAGTTCATCAACAACGGTGGTCCCGGAGAGAGTATCCTCAACGAGCTCCAAGGA TTGTGGGAGATGAAAATGATGCATGCTGGGGCTATATTGGGTACAACAGAGAGGAATTCAGCTCCGAAAGGGACAGGTCCAATAACAACCCCTGTTCATGACCTTAATGTGCCTTATGAAGGCACTGAGGAGTATGAAACTCCCACTGCCGATATACTGTTTCCTCCC ACTCCATTGCAGACTCCGTTGCCTGGTACCGCCCAGACACCGCTACCTGGAACAGCGCAGACGCCCCTCCCGGGAACTGCCCAAACACCTCTTCCTGGAACAGCAGATAGCAGCTCAATGTATAATATTCCTACAGGTGGCAGTACTCCCTTTACACCTAATGAGTACTCTTCTTTAAATGATACTGGTGGTGCAACTGAGATGAAAGGCGGTCCAGGGAGACCTAGTCCATTTATG CAACCACCCTCCCCTTGGTTGAATCAAAGGCCTCCCCTTGATGTTAATGTTG CTTATGTCGAAGGACGAGAAGAAGTTGATCGCGGAGCTTCTCAGCAACCCATGACCCAG GACTTCTTTATGACGGCTGCTGGAAAGCGGAAAAGGGAAGATTTTGCATCTCAATATAACAATGGGGGATACATACCTCAACAGGATGGTGCTGCAGATTCAATATATGACATCATGAAG GATGGTGAAGGCAGCAATATTCAGCTTGAGTTGGTGACGTCTATCCAAGCTGCTTCTTCTAGAATTCCTCAAGTTGATGGTCCAACCGACCATTATGACGAAGCGCTTTCGACACCCAAT ATCTATGGTTATCAAGGGGTGGTCAATGAAGACTATAATATAGTCAACACACCAGCACCAAATG ATATGCAAGCGCCTACTCCTGCTCCCGTCCTTCAGAATGatgatgttgatgatgatgatgagcccTTGAACGAAAACGATGACGACGATTTTGATGATGTGGACCAAGGGGAGGATCTAAACACAGCGCATCTAGTTTTGGCTCAGTTTGACAAG GTGACACGTACAAAGAGCAGGTGGAAATGCACCCTTAAGGATGGCATAATGCACATAAATAATAAAGACATTCTTTTCAATAAG GCAACTGGAGAGTTTGACTTCTGA